A genomic region of Metopolophium dirhodum isolate CAU chromosome 1, ASM1992520v1, whole genome shotgun sequence contains the following coding sequences:
- the LOC132932989 gene encoding uncharacterized protein LOC132932989 translates to MDDSYLDVGVDYVDECKITQKHYHSFTPYSNMSLSNNDEIRISVLNMDAYTLPCESYIYIEGRVNKPPDAVGDVRFSNNGLAFLFSEMRYEINGIEIQKLKTPGVASCLNCSYTPNDLNTLENAAWDSAMDGEDNKNFMSNNVFTGCIPLKHLFGFCEDYKKILLNCNQQLILNRASTDLDAIHVVGAGATEAVSKNRKITIELTRVVWKMPIIRVSDKEKLRLIKVVDSCKTLSCAFRTWDLCEYPILPRNTSHSWTVKSSNLLEKPRFVLFGLQTDRKKNIEIDAGRFDHCQLKNLKVHLNSEVYPYEDFRADFKNNITSILYKAYADFQKSYYEKEYSEPLLSKHIFQNYSPIIVVDLSCQNDNVKSSTVDLRIEFETDTVIPEKTTAYCLILHDQIINYSPFSGEVRKL, encoded by the coding sequence atggacgACTCGTATTTAGACGTTGGGGTCGATTATGTCGATGagtgtaaaataacacaaaagcATTATCATTCGTTCACTCCATACTCAAACATGTCTTTATCGAATAACGATGAAATTAGGATAAGTGTTTTAAATATGGATGCATACACTCTACCATGTGaaagctatatttatatagaggGGAGAGTAAATAAACCGCCCGATGCAGTGGGAGATgtacgtttttcaaataatggatTGGCATTTTTATTCTCTGAAATGCGTTATGAAATAAACGgaatagaaattcaaaaattaaaaacacctgGAGTTGCATCTTGCTTGAATTGTTCGTATACTCCAAACGATTTGAATACGTTGGAGAACGCTGCTTGGGACTCGGCGATGGATGGTGaagataataaaaactttatgagCAACAATGTATTTACCGGGTGTATCCCTCTAAAACATTTATTCGGATTTTGTgaagactataaaaaaattttacttaattGTAATCAACAGCTGATTTTAAATCGCGCATCTACCGACCTGGATGCGATACACGTTGTTGGCGCGGGCGCAACCGAAGCAGtctcaaaaaatagaaaaattacaattgaacTTACTAGGGTGGTGTGGAAAATGCCTATTATCAGAGTTagtgataaagaaaaattaaggttgATAAAAGTGGTAGATTCATGTAAAACACTATCATGTGCGTTCAGAACCTGGGATCTCTGCGAATATCCTATTCTCCCTAGAAATACCTCACATTCGTGGACGGTAAAGTCCAGCAACTTGTTAGAAAAACCGAGGTTTGTGTTATTCGGATTACAAacagatcgaaaaaaaaatattgaaatagacGCTGGACGCTTTGATCACTGtcaactaaaaaatcttaaggTTCACTTAAATTCTGAAGTGTATCCATATGAAGACTTTCGtgctgattttaaaaataatataactagtatACTGTATAAGGCCTATGCAGActttcaaaaatcatattatgagaAAGAGTATAGTGAACCTTTAttgtcaaaacatatttttcaaaactattcaCCAATCATCGTTGTTGATTTATCGTGTCAAAACGACAATGTGAAGTCGTCAACCGTAGACCtacgtattgaatttgaaacTGATACAGTTATTCCGGAAAAAACTACAGCGTATTGCTTAATATTACATGaccagattataaattatagcccGTTTAGTGGCGAagttagaaaattgtaa